A genomic segment from Acidobacteriota bacterium encodes:
- a CDS encoding four helix bundle protein — translation MVQAACSGKQNIAEGSRASGTSKEMEIKLTNVARASLEELLVDYEDYLRVRDLLRWDKDSKEALFVRKLGQQQPLTFELFREFCETRTDEVLANIALCLIHQANYLLDQQIRRLEKDFLKDGGLRERMTRARLKERDKQKQKGKGDED, via the coding sequence ATGGTGCAGGCGGCCTGCTCCGGCAAACAAAATATCGCCGAAGGCAGTCGAGCGTCGGGGACGTCGAAAGAGATGGAAATCAAACTGACCAACGTCGCCCGCGCCAGTCTGGAAGAACTGCTGGTGGATTACGAAGACTATTTGCGTGTGCGGGATTTACTTCGTTGGGACAAAGATTCCAAAGAGGCGTTGTTTGTGCGCAAGCTCGGCCAACAACAACCGCTGACCTTTGAACTGTTCCGCGAGTTTTGCGAAACGCGCACGGATGAAGTCCTCGCCAACATCGCTCTCTGTCTGATTCACCAGGCCAACTATTTGCTCGACCAGCAAATCAGGCGCTTGGAAAAAGACTTTTTGAAAGACGGCGGCTTGCGGGAACGGATGACCCGCGCGCGCTTAAAAGAGCGTGATAAACAGAAGCAAAAGGGAAAGGGTGATGAGGACTAA